The genomic stretch gcaggtcattcactaggtccccccgtgtggttctgggatttttgctcaccgttcttgtgatcattttgaccccacggggtgagatcttgcgtggagccccagatcgagggagattatcagtggtcttgtatgtcttccatttcctaataattgctcccacagttgatttcttcaaaccaagctgcttacctattgcagattcagtcttcccagcctggtgcaggtctacaattttgtttctggtgtcctttgacagctctttggtcttggccatagtggagtttggagtgtgactgtttgaggttgtggacaggtgtcttttatactgataacaagttcaaacaggtgccattaatacaggtaacgagtggaggacagaggagcctcttaaagaagaagttacaggtctgtgagagccagaaatcttgcttgtttgtaggtgaccaaatacttattttccaccattatttgcaaataaattcataaaaaatcctacaatgtgattttctggatttttttccctcaatttgtctgtcatagttgacgtgtacctatgatgaaaattacaggcctctcttatctttttaagtgggagaacttgcacaattggtggctgactaaatactttttttccccactgtatgtatatatatatatatatatatatattgtgatgtcacgagaggctgtgtcctggagggacgttacatccccctgaggtggctgcaaacccagacagctatggctccatctgctggtatggtcgggaactccacccctctatggccaatcttcccacgcagctgaaacaaatgaggagctgatgagctgaaggttggggaagggaagagacacagtctccaacctgggctctctggaggacaagagtgctgcacgtccacttccatgaggaatataaggatttggagatacttacctttgggaaatactcacctttggatatatgcacctgtggaaatacgtgagagacatttggaaggactttttgctgggttggccactagctgcaacgtggactacagtaaggctggggaaaagttatctgagcgagtgagaattatgattttggatgtggaagagacatccctgaactgttaacccttaaagagccacaagagaacagaattttgttatattttcgttaatttcccaagacctataataaaatccttgttttgtttgaaccttgtctccttgcactacttgagcaatcccgctgaaagctgtgtagcctctcgtgacgtcacagatggtggagaatacgggaacgctcaagcgttaatagtgcatgtcagaggaggataccgaaggtttgatcacccagttttccaagttggccgtaggctccccgccgactgaaatggaggacatattgaaagcccttgttgctggccagcaagcccagatgcaagcaaacgtggctctcttggaggagcaaaagaaagccaaccttctgaaggcagaggaattgcagttgcagagacagagggtggtccaaaatacccgcccaataaaggcaagtgactttatatctaagatgggagctaccgatgacattgaggcatacctgcatgcatttgaggccacggccactagggaagcctggcccaagcaacagtgggttggtctgttagccccctttctaaccgggaatcgctgaatgctgtccgggacctgggccctgaccaggttactgactatgatgccctgaagtctgagatcctcagcagatatggactcacaaagtttggtatggcccagcgctttcacagctggaccttccaaccagaccaacctcctcgggcgcagatgcatgaacttgtccgaatcgcaaggaaatggctggatccgcagaggaatacagcagcggcggtggtggaggccgttgtggtggatcgttacctacgcgccctgccttatgaggcaaaacggttcatcagtcaacaggccttgaccacggctgatctgaccgtggaagctgtggaaaagtaccaggccacagcggagatgctgaatgcttcccgaaaagaccccaggagtgcggccccaccacaaatgggaagaacccgtccaaaggaccccaaggtctcgaacccagccacgtcaggacttatcccggctccagggggagccagaaaccaggcgggtccaagaagagtacaccaggagggggaaactcgacagtgttaccggtgtggggagatgggacatatctcctggcagtgtgggaaaccagccgatgaacctatgcccactgcggagtcctccagctcagcacccacacaccgtgttgcctcgctcttgggagtcgtagatggcggcccagatcgaccccccacctgcccggtaactgtgaatcaccatgatgtggaggccttactggattctggtagccgggccaccctggtgcgtaaggatttggtgggcccaacgtgtctgaccccgggaaagtcctcccagtttcctgtgtccatggggacaccagagaataccccattactgaacttacaatgaccagcacacggggaaccatacacacgacggcgggggtggttgattccctccccgtccctgtcctaattggacgagactgcccagccttttacccactctggagagagtctcaggagaggataacccgagtacctcggaaacggagaggcaagactcatcctgggaaggctccggtgcaatcctccgagttactcactcccgcccgggctctgatagggatggcaggtgcccagaccgacacagagacggagctacagaatctggacaaagaactgtctggtctgaaggggaccgctgagaggtatcgtttgttaaagcaacagttagacatgaagacagaagagttagatatcctccaggctaaactccaacagagctccttccataagcaacaggaggagctggagaggctgcgcaggaccatcgaggagtgtgaggagaccctgcgcagtagtaaggaggtccagaagaaggcagaggagaagtacaaggtgttggagaacaagatgaagaatgcggaggcagagagagagaaggaactgaaagctgctcaacagaagctaaactctgctaaaaccaaggctgatgcgttcagtaagaaactcaaggagagacaacaggaggctgagtccctggtcctagagttggaggagttgaagagagagcagtctggcaagcaccacggcaatgcggacgccctctcccggcgtgatgccttcttcgctgcctttaccccgacgaggacgccggtcccgaggagggggatgtgtgatgtcacgagaggctgtgtcctggagggacgttacatccccctgaggtggctgcaaacccagacagctatggctccatctgctggtatggtcgggaactccacccctctatggccaatcttcccacgcagctgaaacaaatgaggagctgatgagctgaaggttggggaagggaagagacacagtctccaacctgggctctctggaggacaagagtgctgcacgtccacttccatgaggaatataaggatttggagatacttacctttgggaaatactcacctttggatatatgcacctgtggaaatacgtgagagacatttggaaggactttttgctgggttggccactagctgcaacgtggactacagtaaggctggggaaaagttatctgagcgagtgagaattatgattttggatgtggaagagacatccctgaactgttaacccttaaagagccacaagagaacagaattttgttatattttcgttaatttcccaagacctataataaaatccttgttttgtttgaaccttgtctccttgcactacttgagcaatcccgctgaaagctgtgtagcctctcgtgacgtcacaatatatatatatatatatatatatatatatatatatatatacatacacacacacacacatatacatacatacattcacacacacacacacgtaatatTTTTTTCTGTACCTGTCATCGTGGGCAAACATAGATCGGTGACAGTCCCCAAAGTCCAGACCCCAGATCTTGACGTTTCTGTCTGCAGAGCCGGTTGCTATCAAGGCACTGTCCTGAGATGGAGAAGAAGCAACATTCAGAGTCAAGACAGATTGGACACATACTTTAACCAACACACACTCAAGTATGCACATTCCATTTCATCTACTGTCACACATTACATTCGTTTATCATTTAGTTTGGTGTTGCTAGGATGAGTACCGGTACTCACATGAGAGATGTCCAGGCAGAGCACAGGCAGCTTGTGTCCATACAGAGACAAGAAGAACttcagtgtgtctgtgtagaaGACCTTGACAGTGCAGTCCAGCAGGGAGACAGCCAACAGTCTCTGGTCAGGAGAATATTTCACACACAACACTTCCTCATCCAGCTGCAGTGTACGCATGTGTTTCACCGTCAGCCTCctgcaacacacaaacacaaacaattagAGCAGAGTCAACAGAAACTCCAGTCAAGTGCTCACTCAATAAAAGCTCACTTGAATAACAGCATGCAGCCTGACTGGGCACAGAACTAGTTGCCTCTAGCATGAAACAGCATTCTAAGTGTTATTGACACTATGTGAAACAGAAGGAATAAAACTTGGCGTACTTCTGTGTAGCATCTTTGTCCTTAATCAGCTCAAACTCCCAGAACTTCACCGTCTTGTCAGCCCCGCCCGTCACTATCCCCCTCTGAGGAAACCACATCATTACAGTCAAATAAACAGTCAGAGCTAATTGGAATGTTTTAACACAAATACAATTGTATGGACTTTTGTCTACAGATAAGGGGCCTATGGAGTTGTAATGGAGATTGGCACTTTAGAAGATGAGACTCATGAAAACGCTACATGTATTGTGGATGATGTTGAACATGGACAGGGAGATACACAGACCGAGACAGACAATACCTgatcaggagacagacagagggaccacAGAGCTCCGTTATGGGCGTCGACAGTCTCCAGGAGGGTTCCTGATGCCAGGTCAAAGATCTGAATCTTACCACTCTGAtcggagagagagaaggttagcCTGGGTTACACGCAATAGTTTAATACTGGATAATACACATCTGCAGTAGTTtggtgtatgttagtgtgtgcatgcatgtgtgttacCTTGGTTCCTAGGATGATCTGCCTGTCTCCAGGGACGAACAGGGAGCAGAGGGCGTACTCACACTCCATGGTGCGAATCACCTGCAGGGTAGACCTGTGACAGGGGGAGAGACTTCCCGTTAGACACCCAATCAGAATGTAAAAAACTGCTTATAATACAGTATGTGTCTAGGTGTCATAATGTGAGTCACCTTTAAAAGATGCTGGAAAGCCAGTTTAATTAACTAGATTTAACTTGTACAGTGAAACCACATGGTCAGGTCAATCCCAGTCCTGTGTGAACTGACATTCCCACCTGTTCCAGACTTTGACGGTGTCCCCGGAGGCGGAGAGGACAGCGATGTTGTCTGAGCTGAAGGCCAGCGTGCGGGCATCGGTGCGGTGGCCTCCCAGTGTGAGCCGGGAGGTCTTAGTGACCGTGGGGTTTTTGTCAGACGTCTTGAGGCTGTAGGTTTCCACTGTGTTGTTCTGGAGCAGCATGGCTACCTTCAACTCCCCACCCGCACACAGCAAGCAGTCCACCCATCTGGGATATACGTGACACAAAATGTTGGTTGGTTgcttgagtgtgtgagtgtgcgtgtgtgtgcgcatgtgtgttgcTGTGTACCTGATCTTGGCGGAGGCCTTGATGTTGGTCAGTCTCACAATCTCATTTGCTAGTTTCCTTTCCACCACAGGATCTGGAGCGGCgtcctcctctgcaccctgtgcATCCCTACACCAGGGGGCAGCAGCACCTCATCTTTACATTTCACCAATTTCATCAACATAACTGTATTCATAAACATTGGAAGTATTTAGTTTGATTGGAATTAGATTCCACGTTTTATTTTTTCAAATCATCTCTGAAGGCTTTGCAGTATCTGTCTGGCCCAACTTTGGCTACATCTGCAGACTGGTCCCTGCCGTGACTGAGGTGACAGTGTGATCTCTACTGTGTGCGACATACCTGGCCTTCTTCTTGGCTCTCTTCAGCTTCTTGGCCATCACCCTCTCCACCTCGTCCTCTGGCAGCACACTGAACACCTCCAGCACTGCGTCTGAGCCCTAaccaaagagggggatggggaaaAGGAGGAAAGATCAGAGGGAAGAACACACATATTAGTGATCTGAGAAATGTATGACAATAAATCAATATGACTGGAGGGTAAGTGACACTGTACCAACATTAAATGGTCAAAGGTCAATACTTACATGGCACGCCAGGACCTTTGCCTTGGCATCAGTAGTCATGGAGACCACCCTGTCCCTGGCCTCTCTCAGCAAAGAGCCAGCTTTCTTACAACTCAGGATcctctgagtgagtgagtgagtgagagagagagagagagaaaagtatgAAACAGACACAGATGTCAGATACACATGCTATTAGACAGTAAATATGACATTCATTACTAGCTACAATACTTCGTCAGAGTTTTTTCTAGATTAACTGATTAACTAGTGCTGTAGGTAACCAATTGTGGTATTTTGCCCAGTAGAGGATCATAGTCTGTCGTACCTCCTCAGGGCTCTCGTCCacaacttcctcctcctcatcatcaagCAGGCTTTTCCCCTTCTTCTCCTTCGGTTCACCAGCCTCTTTGCCCTGAACGACACACAATCCGAGAGAGAAGGACTCAACTAGCATTTTATTCAGATAAGATATTTTTAACTTTTTCATTATTGTCCAATATATGTAGTTATGTGTGTAGAAGGCTCATTGTAGCTCTTCTCTGTGCTTACCTCCTGTAGGTAGTTGATGTCCCAGGCCCGGAGCTCACTGTCGGCTGAGCCTGTTATCAATCTACTCTCTTGGTTCAGCAGTGCCATCCCccacacctgacaaacacacaaCCAAGGTGATCCAATCAGATCGAGTCATCTTTGAGAGACACTTATCTAATCAGACAAGTGACCCAATCACCTCTTAGAACACCATCCAATGTCAACAACACGTGTGACATAATCAAATGTTAAGCTAGACAGGAAGCATTCACCTCACTGCGATGTCCCAGCATGGTCTTAAAGCAGTGCTGGGTGTCCAGGTCCCACCACTTTACAAAGCTGTCCTTTGAGCTGGAGAAAACAACAGAAAGACCATTCAGACATCGAGAACCACAGTATTGCAGCAAAGTCAGGGGGCGGTAACTTTCCCTAGCTGGTATCCAACCTGCGCCCCTCGTCTCTCAACGCTAGAACACTAAAGGCGTCCGAATGCTTCCCGAAACAGTTCATGcctatattatgacgacattttgtgaagtttttgttcgttttggtctttggcaagggttttttcggctgttcgtgcacacaaCATTTTGGCTCGAGGCAAGTcaaagtcggtagccgaagtctacgccccttcgttggtgattggtcaacagtagggattcttcaataaagtgttCTAATGCAAATTTttccacttgagaaatactgcaccaaacatcttagttagatgtaaaattatgcgactaagatctcctctgcaaaaccTTCAAAATTAATGATCGACTTCTTGAGTTATCTGagtaattctgactattttgaggaagtgtattctggctacggcgtctcaaaatgaacaaacagtactattgctgtGTTTTTCAAGTGACGGTCTTTTAAAGGACATGAACAGTAAAAACCATGGTTTTCATAAAATGTGATGATATTTGAAGGAAACCtaaccaaagtatgaaaaatgactgttgtttctacattgataaagtttgatcataaagttactggtcccctccccatgtcaaacacttggattcattattaagtggacccatgtcaaacacttggattcattattaagtggacaaggtgacatcaccttaagtctcattttaatacaccaatggtaacatgatattcagccagcatggaacaaaaagGGGTGAGGGGGCGTTCAAAACTCTGAAGCAGTTGATAAGTCATCACatccgtcagtgctgctgtgaaccgcattacaagagacatgccaaacggGAGATGTATAAAAAGAACAGTGATATCtttgatgcaatttcaatgttgtttgagttgctttgtgtatcaccaaatttgcttgagatgattttactgcaaaACTGCATCCAAGTTCCCTGACATAggcgtttcaaagagctgtcagtcaaggcgagctcatgaatataagttCCTGCCAACTCAGCcagtcttttcaaacttcctggtagttagccatgagagaaaaagtACTTTTTAGAATGACTTTTCAGGACCTTTAAgagagtatgcgagcacactcgttcagtTTGCCTAGCCGAGTTCGAACCGAAGCATGCTGATGCCTTAACAGTACCAAAGGCCGAGACAGAAACTCAGAGCCCTACATATGAGTGGTGTACTACCTGGAGACCAGGAGGTTCTTGTCTTTGAGGAACAGGGCCTGTGTGACAGCGTCTTTGTGTCCTTTCAGTCGGTACAGACCACACTCGTTGATCACATCCCACACAATCACATCCGTGTCCTGAAAGGAAAGGAGATAATAATGGACATATTACTAATCATATTTTAAATGCAAAAGCCTTAGCTTAACCATGACGTCACGACGGTGGTCATCCTAGGGATCTTGCCATCTCTATGGCAGCATAGTTCTGTTCTTACCCTGGATCCGGTCACCAGCCGAGCACCGAGAGTGTCATAACGGATCACAGTGACTGCGGACTTGTGCCCGTTGAAGGACACATTGCTCTCGCCGTTCAATAGGCTGAAGATGCGCACTGCCCCGTCCTCATAACCCACGGCAACATGGACACCATCAGGGGAGGAGCAGAGGTACGTCACCTCGTGCTTGTTCCCCTTGAGAATAAGAACCTTGGGACAGAGGAGACAGTTTCAAAGAAAGACATTAACCTAATATGTCATCTCTCACTATGAGGAAATACTGGTGATACATAGAGTTACAATTTGGTATCACTGGCCAAGTCATCTTATTTGAGTTATCGATAGCCATTGGTTAGGACATTTCATGCCCAGTTATAAGAGCACTGTCAGCAATGATGACCCTGATATTGGCTATGACAGCAGCCGTAGCCTACTGACAAAATCCACTGTCAACACTACATGAACAGATCATCGCAAGTCTCTCACCTTCTCTGCTTTACGCACGTCCCATATGAAGACATGCTCGCAGGCAGCCACAGCCACAAAgcgtcctctctcccctcctcgcATGGTGACAAAGGCGATGTTGGCCTTCTGGCTCCCTATTACTCCAAACACGGCGCTGGCAGCATAGCGCAGGTACTGCTTGGTCAACCCCATGGTCGCAAGATCAGGGCGATATCACAGGCTAGGCAGGATGAGATAGGGAGGATGAGATAGTGATGATGGTGGATTGGAGAACAGACAAGGGATGACAACAACTGGAGCATCAGCTAATGTTAGCCCTTCTGACTTCAATGCATTTCAGAAGGGCAAGAGTATCAGCATAATGTAGGCTAAACAGTGCAACAAGTGTACAATGTGCATTATAGCAaccctgggtgccagtctgtctgCCCCCTTGCaaactccttatggaattgtcctGTTTGGCTTGACAAGGACAGCAAAGGAGTAACGTtaggcaagagcacaaacagatctgggaccaggctacattaTAGTTACAACATACAAAACAATGTATAAAACAGTTACTAGTACTATTGTAATAACTAGCTAGTTAAGTCAATTCTGACAACTACATTTGTTAGAAGACTTGGTGAGATCCAGTGACCATAGCCAAGTTCCGCTGCAgtacgttagctggctagctaggccCACGTGGTGTTCCACAGCATCGCTAACCAACTAAATTACACAGTAACacaagcaaaaacatgttttgtgACTGATTGATAACCATTTCGTTTACAAATTGATGATGTATACGTTTCCGAATTGCTTATCTTACTTGAATAATGTTGCTAATTCCTAGACTGAAGCATCCAGCCAGTGATGTTTTCTGACTTCTAGGCACACGAGGAAGACCCTACTAATCAAACGCAGTTGGTCTAACACAAACACATTCGCACACATTGATGTCTGTCAAATTTCAGAAAGGCAGATACGAAAAtacgtatatattttttaaatgttttacattagtaTTGTACTTATGGTCGTGTTTAATTGCAATATACTAAAATATCGATCAATCACATGGAGATGTATATGTATCCATTACTTTAGTCTGTTTAATGGGTcttgtgttgttgtttatttaCAGAAAAGCTCTCCTCAGTCATATATTTGACCATATCTAAAGTCCTACATTTACCtacaatatataaaaaaaatctcTCGAGGATTTACATACAATTTTAACCGCTCCTCTGAGTGGCGTTGGCCTATGCGTATTACACAAATGTTGTGATTTATCGTACGTCCCTAGCCATTATTCGGGAATATTTTTGTGTGTGCGTATGTTCCACTGAGGGATAGGTGTGTTCTTTGTCGTGAACAaagattttattttatattgGCAAGACAgtcgagtgaccgctctaacaatggaaatgcatgtcctcaaagatggaagacaggcgggaggaggcaagatcaggtgggaccattctagcaaagacagtacagtatgaagcaAGATTTGGTTTGGGGTCCCCTCACCTCACGGCAAAGCATTTCAGTGGCCCCCCCTCTTGACGCTGGGGATAAACTTGTAAAAGGACATtttgtgcaattctacacattttgccatgggaagttgagaaaatgttgctgttttaaaggcATAGTGTAATCAAAAACGTGatgttcctgtgttttatatttccATACTATGAGGTTGgactaatactgtgaaattgtgaagatGATGATAATGCTCTTTTAGTGGGCTTCCATGGAGACATCACcatgtggtaaattagttaatagaccaataagaaagagagttccaaacctctctgccaaaacagcacattttcagttttcccctccccactcagaccactcccagacagtcctagcaaaattcttgcttgagaaatagcttgctaaaaagctatttttgaacattttaattgaaaacaattacagtaaggtacttacattttacattacattttagtcatttagcagacgctcttatccagagcgacttacagttattgagtgcatacattttcatactggccccccgtgggaaacgaacccacaaccctggcgttgcaagcgccatgctctaccaattgagctacaggggacttaattgttacccagaaatgatttgatatttgagatcaaaaaggctgcattggaccttttaaagcaagttttctgcaattctacacattttgccatggggcggagagaaataAATTGCAGTTACAGCTCATTTCCTAcaacatctgtagccatgaaatgctttgaaaggctggtcatggctcacatcaacaccattatcccagacggTGGCCAGTCAGgagtgcatgcttagtcccctcctgtactccctgttcacccaccacTTCGTGGCCgctcacaactccaacaccatcattaagtttgccgatgacacaacggtggtaggcctgatcaccgacgacgatgagacagcctatagggaggaggtcagagacctggcagtgtggtaccaggataacaacctctccctcaacgtcagcaagacaaaagagctgaacgtggactacaggaaacagagggccgagcatgcccccattcacatcgacggggctgtgatggagtgggtcgagagcttcaagttcctctgtgtccacatcactaaggatctacagtatcatggtccacacacaccaatcaATTAGTGAAGAGGGACAGAAACACTTTTtcccc from Coregonus clupeaformis isolate EN_2021a chromosome 29, ASM2061545v1, whole genome shotgun sequence encodes the following:
- the LOC121571681 gene encoding WD repeat-containing protein 3, which gives rise to MGLTKQYLRYAASAVFGVIGSQKANIAFVTMRGGERGRFVAVAACEHVFIWDVRKAEKVLILKGNKHEVTYLCSSPDGVHVAVGYEDGAVRIFSLLNGESNVSFNGHKSAVTVIRYDTLGARLVTGSRDTDVIVWDVINECGLYRLKGHKDAVTQALFLKDKNLLVSSSKDSFVKWWDLDTQHCFKTMLGHRSEVWGMALLNQESRLITGSADSELRAWDINYLQEGKEAGEPKEKKGKSLLDDEEEEVVDESPEERILSCKKAGSLLREARDRVVSMTTDAKAKVLACHGSDAVLEVFSVLPEDEVERVMAKKLKRAKKKARDAQGAEEDAAPDPVVERKLANEIVRLTNIKASAKIRWVDCLLCAGGELKVAMLLQNNTVETYSLKTSDKNPTVTKTSRLTLGGHRTDARTLAFSSDNIAVLSASGDTVKVWNRSTLQVIRTMECEYALCSLFVPGDRQIILGTKSGKIQIFDLASGTLLETVDAHNGALWSLCLSPDQRGIVTGGADKTVKFWEFELIKDKDATQKRLTVKHMRTLQLDEEVLCVKYSPDQRLLAVSLLDCTVKVFYTDTLKFFLSLYGHKLPVLCLDISHDSALIATGSADRNVKIWGLDFGDCHRSMFAHDDSVMFLQFVPKTHLFFTAGKDKKIKQWDADKFEHIQTLEGHHREVWCLAISPNGDHIVSSSHDKSLRLWERTREPIILAEEREMEREAEFEEGMAKGDEPVVPGEIKDAEAAPAAKKTIETVKAAERVMEALELYRSESRNMEEHQIACQSSGKQLPPPKANPILVAFGNVSPSRYVLDVIKKVRSSELEVSLLVLPFPYIPDLLSLFNCYVQDGLEVELVCRCLFFLLRIHFGQISSNQMLLTVIDELRTNTISKVREIRDVLGFNSAGLQFLQREVESKEEVMFFADATGRLEERRRKRKKRERAILTIA